One window from the genome of Salvia miltiorrhiza cultivar Shanhuang (shh) chromosome 7, IMPLAD_Smil_shh, whole genome shotgun sequence encodes:
- the LOC130991438 gene encoding type IV inositol polyphosphate 5-phosphatase 7-like: MKDGNSKKSKLSWSKKLIRKWFNIKSKSEEFQADEAVYAGGDVEWRNSFSEREPSAVKKIKTEKSAKNIERSFSRSRSRSRRGRAYLDHPQIINIQNYSLFVSTWNVGGKTPRGNLNLDDWLHSAPPADIYVLGFQEIVPLNAGNILGAEDNGPAKKWLALIKRTLNNAPGTSSGGSGRCTPSPAPDPVAEWNADFEGSSRHKASTFFPRRSFQTPQCWRMENDMSAPQPRLDRRYSVCDRAIFGHRPSDYDPRGYRPSDCSSSQRASDYSSGRRPSDYSSGPRASDYSSSRRPSDYSWGQRASDFSRLGSDEDYPPGDSPSTVLYSPMSYSAYEPPSENGYSVPGHSRYSLVASKQMVGIYLTVWVRSELTEHVKNIKVSCVGRGLMGYLGNKGSISISMLLHQTSLCFVCSHLTSGQKEGDELRRNSDFMEILRKTRFPRVNGANEEKAPETILEHERIIWLGDLNYRIALPYRSAKALIEMQNWRALLEKDQLRIEQRRGRVFDGWREGKIYFPPTYKYSHNSDRYAGDDMHPKEKRRTPAWCDRILWYGGGLQQLSYARGESKFSDHRPVSSVFWAEIESTPNRLRKSMSCSSSRIEVEELLPYSHGYTELCFF; this comes from the exons ATGAAAGATGGAAATTCCAAGAAATCCAag CTCTCATGGTCCAAGAAATTGATCAGAAAATGGTTCAATATCAAGAGCAAAAGTGAGGAGTTTCAAGCTGATGAAGCTGTTTATGCAG gtgGTGATGTTGAATGGAGGAACAGCTTTTCTGAGAGGGAACCATCTGCAGTAAAGAAAATTAAAACAG AAAAATCAGCAAAGAACATCGAGCGCTCCTTTTCCCGTTCACGTTCCCGTTCGAGGCGTGGGAGAGCCTACCTTGATCACCCTCAGATTATAAACATACAGAACTACAG TCTCTTCGTATCGACATGGAACGTGGGAGGAAAAACGCCACGGGGCAATTTGAACTTAGATGATTGGCTACACTCTGCACCTCCTGCTGATATATATGTGCTTGG ATTTCAAGAGATAGTTCCTCTCAATGCTGGTAACATTCTTGGTGCTGAAGATAATGGTCCTGCCAAGAAATGGCTTGCTCTCATTAAGAGAACACTAAACAATGCTCCGGGCACGAGCAGCGGTGGCAGCGGGCGCTGCACTCCATCGCCCGCTCCTGATCCCGTTGCTGAGTGGAATGCTGATTTTGAGGGGTCAAGCAGGCACAAGGCCTCGACTTTCTTCCCCCGTCGATCATTCCAGACGCCGCAATGCTGGAGAATGGAGAATGACATGTCTGCCCCTCAACCTCGCCTTGATCGGAGGTACAGTGTGTGTGATCGAGCAATTTTTGGCCATAGGCCTAGCGACTACGATCCAAGGGGTTATAGGCCGAGTGACTGTTCGTCGAGCCAGAGGGCAAGTGATTACTCTTCTGGTCGGCGTCCGAGTGATTATTCCTCCGGTCCTCGAGCAAGTGACTATTCGTCAAGTAGGAGGCCGAGCGACTACTCGTGGGGCCAGAGGGCGAGTGATTTTTCACGATTGGGTTCGGACGAAGATTATCCGCCTGGAGATTCGCCTAGCACGGTTTTGTATTCACCGATGTCTTACAGTGCGTACGAGCCACCGTCTGAAAACGGGTACTCCGTTCCTGGACACTCGAGATACTCTTTAGTAGCTAGTAAGCAAATGGTTGGCATTTATCTCACTGTTTGGGTTCGGAGCGAGCTGACAGAACACGTCAAGAACATCAAGGTTTCGTGCGTTGGCAGAGGATTGATGGGTTATCTCGGAAACAAG GGATCCATCTCCATTAGCATGTTGTTGCACCAGACGAGCCTTTGCTTCGTGTGCAGTCACTTGACCTCCGGTCAGAAAGAGGGCGATGAGCTACGAAGAAATTCTGATTTCATGGAGATCTTGAGGAAAACAAGATTCCCTCGAGTCAACGGTGCCAATGAGGAGAAAGCACCCGAGACAATTCTTGAACACGA ACGAATTATTTGGCTTGGAGATCTGAACTATCGAATAGCATTGCCTTACCGGTCTGCCAAAGCACTTATCGAAATGCAAAATTGGCGAGCGCTATTGGAAAAAGACCAA CTGCGGATAGAGCAGAGGCGAGGTCGTGTTTTTGATGGGTGGAGAGAAGGGAAGATATACTTCCCTCCTACTTATAAATACTCACATAACTCAGATAGATATGCTGGAGACGACATGCATCCGAAGGAGAAACGAAGGACACCTGCATG GTGTGATCGAATCTTGTGGTATGGCGGTGGCCTTCAGCAGTTGTCGTA